The DNA window TCGGCTCTGGATGACTCGTCCGGTGGGTGTGGTGATCTTGTAGGTGGCGTCGGGGAGGAGTTTGGTGTGCCACCCGGGTTGGTGGACGAGGTGGTGATGGCGGGAGCATTCCAACACGAGGTTCCCGAGCTCGGTCGGGCCTCCGTGTTGCCATTCGCGGACGTGGTGGGCTTCGCACCATTGGGGTGGTCGGTCGCAGTCACCGAAGCGGCAGTGCCTGTCTCGTGCCACGAGGGCGTTGAAGAGGCTGGCGGGGACGGTGCGGGTGGTGGTGCCGTAGTCGAGGATGCTGGAGCGTCCTTCGGTGATGACTCGGTGGACTCCGGCGTCGCAGGCGAGCCGCAGGATCGTGGAAGCGCTCACCATGGTGCCGTCGGGTAGCCAGCCGGTGGCTTCGTCGTCGGCGTCGATGTCGTCGAGGTCGAGGAACACGTTGAGGTGCGGCCGGTGCCGGCCCCCGCGGTGGGTCTGTTGGT is part of the Acidimicrobiales bacterium genome and encodes:
- a CDS encoding DUF222 domain-containing protein, encoding QQTHRGGRHRPHLNVFLDLDDIDADDEATGWLPDGTMVSASTILRLACDAGVHRVITEGRSSILDYGTTTRTVPASLFNALVARDRHCRFGDCDRPPQWCEAHHVREWQHGGPTELGNLVLECSRHHHLVHQPGWHTKLLPDATYKITTPTGRVIQSRPPGRPPDLFGEQRRAA